ccaggcccatggtcaaccctgccgctgatccttcggcgcttttcacggctgcagttgatccatggggggcacctgcaataccTCGCcagatccactttctcctggatccttgatggtggctccagccaggcccatggccattcctgccgctgatccttctgcacttttcacggctgcacttgacctatgggggcacctgcaatggcctcgccgaatccgctttctcctggatccttgataatggctccccccaggcccatggttaaccctgccgctgatcctttggcgcttttcacggctgcagttgatccatggggggcacctgcaatggccttgccagatccgctttctcctggatccttgatggtggctccagccaggcccatggtcatttctgccgctgatacttcggcgcttttcacggctgcatttgatccatgcgggaaacctgcaatagcctcgccggatctgctttctcctggatcgTTGATAATGGCTcctgccaggcccatggtcattcctgccgctgatacttcgtcgcttttcacggctgcacttgaactatgtgggcacctgcaatggcctcgccggatccgctttctccaggatccttgatggtggctccttgatggtggctcccgccaggcccatggtcaaccctgccgctgatccttcggtgcttttcacggctgcagttgatccatggggggcacctgcaatggcctcaccggatccactttctcctggatccttgatggtggctcccgccagaccggtggtcatccctgccgctgatccttcggcgcttttcacggctgcagttggtccttggggggcacctgcaatggcctcgccggctccgctttctcctggatccttgataatggctccctccaggcccatggttattcctgccgctgaatacttcggcgcttttcacggctgcacttgatctatgggggcacctgcaatggcctcgccggatccgatttctcctggatccttgatggtggctcccgccaggcccacggtcatccctcctgctgatccttcggcgctttttgtgggtccagtcacgtcacgaagcttgtgaatcccagcctcatcctgatccctttctctgtggagctctgtggtctgagccaaggggaggagaatcaggtaagatagagatgacagaaagtgagatctgaactgtctgctcctctctcctcctggagctgagcaactcaagggcttatacttagaataacctttgaaatcacccagtctaagctcccattggatgcaagatcccatctactgcaccactgtcaaacggccactccattttacttgaacagtcccagggtcagggaaagcactgatacaattctccatgatatacactttaattttatacccttgtgcttctctctctgcaggacagactcctagaagtggggttcctgggtcaagggatgcacaccttctgcattttggtgactacacgggttgggctgatttgaatcagcatgtcggcgtcacggggagacacaacgaaggaaggacttcctaactgtgaatgatgttccacaactgatgagactacctgggctggggtaagtgttcaagaagcgaccagacaatcaggatgctgtagaagggattacagccctggtgatgagaccagtgcagctgatatgatacctaaggtctctctgaaattcagccctgtgggacaaggtggagaagcactcggaacctctccagtgtggtgaatcccatagtgatagctcgtttgtccctgacccttttcaacaatagaaggtatttcccaggcgagtctcagagagcaccaaaggctatgaaggccctgctctcccaaagcaccctgccccgggttcttgagtctctgtgggtgcttcccactaggattttggcatcctctgtagtcgctgcatctccagtttggagcatcggggtactgctgtaactgactaccggtggtctcaggatatagacaagcttttcccaatgggaaaagaggtctttttgtgcatcggaagaggggcacagctgcagatagaaagtacggccggtagcaagattcaggcacagctgctgtttctcacggttgtggatggagatcttgacaaacttcaagggaagcagcctggtgagctctagggtcttcaggggcttgcaacctctccccttggtgatcccggcgcatctgacatgctcgtcacagactttcgttgtttgggccagcagcatgacgtcaggtagtgggaagagggggctggtggatgcgacgcccacagtcacccttcggacgcggatgtctaggtcaatcagttctccttccttgctgacctggataaagtcgctctcaaacatgggagcgtacttgaaaatgtcatactctcctccctcgtacagttgtcgttgcaggacccccatggaggtcctcaacacccccactgaacagtagctattggccatgtaatgaggtgaactcccactgctcatggctctcttcgttcaagacagagccaccagccacaaattgagtctcggagagagagagggaacgaaagcaactcgtcacctccctgcaggactctgccagagtctcttggcccgaccatatttataccgcaagtcctttgtgacccgtcaccatcacatcgcacaccccttggttgagcctccaagtccccacccccttggggcaggctcaccagcctccccctaaaccaaccaccatgtccatagggaacaggctgaccctgccagggtataggtgtgggtaggctggatagtctttgtaatcaaaaggttgagaaaaccctcctgcttttgtaaatatctgggtggtttccagtcttgttgttgttacaaatctccctgcagggatcatcttcgtgcttctgctgaatgatgtcctggggataaaatcctggaagtggactgtgtccttgctaagggcaggcatcctatgggaattgctgttctctgtgcccccagcgtatataacacagtgctggcaggaacttagaaagagtgctacctgtcagagtcccattggtactgtcatttccaggatatggagaattttctcacccattttctcttttcaaggaggctaacttttgtttatatttacatttatatttatattttttacagttttagaaactttttattgtgaaatataacacacattcatgaaagtgcagaaaccataaatatagcttaatgagtaacaagaaagtgaacacccttgtagctgccacccagagcaagaaatagaaccctgccagcccctcttctgcatgctccctccccacaaagggaacccaaacttggtttgtattttttttcttttccttcttcttttttattgatgtatagttgatttacaatgttgtgttaatttgtgttgtgttaatttcttctgttaatttctgattcagttttttgtatacatacattctttttcatattcttttccattatggtttatcacaggatactgaatatagttctctgtgctctacagtaggaccgtgctgtttatccatcctgtagtttgtatctgctaatcccaaactcccaatccttccctccttgacccctgctttttttttttttttttttttttttttgcggtacgtgggcctctcactgttgtggcctctctcgttgcggagcacaggctccggagccatggctcacgggcccagccgctccgtggcatgtggggtcctcctggaccggggcacgaacccgtgtcccctgtgtcggcaggcggactcccaaccactgcgccaccagggaagcccgaagctgagctcttgaactggagtgacccttccgagagggtctgtgttgggctacgatggcctgaccttcacactccacgtcaatcatttcttgccgtgcacctcgggtgaggaacccaggcaatttccaaactcactgccagctgaaggctttctgtgggatgcacccccagcagctggggccacaagtccttcgttgaagaaatgcaccccacgtggatatttcaaatggaacggtgtctttcaaaacatactctccaatctcctcattatatagatcctgtggccaaaaataggaagtcacataaagtcccatattaacaacccccccagccaaatacttcttttcacagaaaccacagtaccctccacaaagtgcacatttgatcaggccactcccctattgaaaacatatcatggctttgcatccctccaaggtcagaaatcaaaatcctttaaatggacctcaaagccttgcatggcgtggcccctgctgtgttccccagcatcacatcacgcttgctgtgccagccacgacactgccttcaatatgcctcccaccatagcacgtcttcaacaatcctgtgaaggaccttattttgctgtagggaaaaaaaaaccctttctagtatgtatgtgtgttgccagacttgaagtttgggacattggtcagtctgtaatcaaccatccattgcctcattgcacttgcagctgcagaattgctaccatggtgatgaatattgctgtccaaaatactggccttgatctgatagggtgtactgacttactacccaaattgatgtctccctccagaggaagatgcctgttgctttgaaatacataggtatctgtgcacgtgtctcttgatgaactgtcaagatagaaaaggaaatccagagaaagtgccaggcagggcacgttgcggtgggcaagtccccacctccactttactactgcactggaggtgtaaactgtgtcaactgtgggtctgctcagcgaacgccctgcatagtggactaactaggttcacgttaaagaagtcctttggggtgagggagtgagaatgcctaatacacgctaagaaagacaaaaggtaaagccaagggtacagaatcctaagatgaagctgttttaagtaggctgattcagcctctggcatagtgaaaatctggggctctgagtcaaaggcttgggaaagagttcccctttatctccctcctctaccccgtaactcctcacatttccggaaggcttcccccaaatccctctcaggtcttagagaacatggctctttctctcctcttaccaagacccactgcttcaagagtgaactccaaggacacattgatccccgcaatctattggtctttgtgtatcggaaatcacaagatgggattttccagccacccaccagagcaactgagaagggcttcctctcatcctcccaagctaccactcctcccagaatccgtatcttatttctcacctcctccacctctaccacttaatttgctctgcagagaaagtccctaagttttactggaaacccaacttccatcctagtagaccctgttgtcacagaagggaatgagcagagaattgcaaggctagcagatgactccccggttcatacaaagacacatggggcttccctggtggcgcagtggttgggagtccacctgccgatggaggggacacgggttcgtgtccctgtccgggaagatcctacatgccgtggagccgctgggcccgtgagccatggccgctgagcctgtgcgtccggagcctgtgctccgcaatgggagaggccacagcagcgagaggcccgcataccgcaaaaaaagaaaacccaaaaacaaaaaacacacatggttctcagaggcattcttctcaaatccaacggtggttaactgttatcaacagttactctaatccaactgttatcaactgttgttaacaattgaatgattttcatggactcatgaaatttatttacaacttttttttaaattggaaagacttttttatgatgggcatttaagaatgcataatctcagtatgaaatgagatttcataatctcatttatgattttttttatttttagaatcgctttccacatgcatacataatttgcatagttcatcagtacagagcattttggattattctgttattccttaacaatacctctaaacctttcttgtgttcctggatagtgagtatttatgtcccttagtttctttatcttatagttcttgaaagatctctttcagactttgtcatccatctcttgtgcatatattgaaaggaaaacaacagtgaaacaaattggttgagatatttctaaggcagtgactgccacttggctgacagcagtataaaaatcatcctgatgtcagagatgttaaaataaaatggaaacgataatacattcccatggacATACGGCTTTGCATaagagcttttcctcccagaccatccctcccttctttttaccctacagaaatccagtattgtgaattttgtgtttatcatgtccttgtttttttctccccttttagcaaatgtgtgctaaacatggaagccaaccggggctttgtctgcctctcaatggtcatgtgtgagccttgtttctgaaccaggaatgactctgaagctcctaaagaaggagaggatcttactggatgtcttacttagagtccctgaactggtggcggactggctgttcctcagtttgcgagctgtcctcccgtcctttgtcaactttggagtttccatggccagatgaggaccagtgggaggatgatttctgggtcttgtcccctcctgtcctgtggtgaccttcacgtgtcctgcggtgatgggaacttttcctcgatgaagacgtgtccttcttttctttttttctctccaggcttcatccctggggtggaagcccttctggcttccatcccgttcagacatgtagccttcagtctgcaaggtggagaccacggggtctgcgaccttcccttcagctcttccagcagcacgcttgctggttgtgactgcaactggcaacaccatgctcatgctgctctctggaccatctcccaccgtcgaggatgtgctggcatcatCCGCCAAGACCAGGTTCATGTCC
This window of the Mesoplodon densirostris isolate mMesDen1 chromosome 3, mMesDen1 primary haplotype, whole genome shotgun sequence genome carries:
- the LOC132486025 gene encoding Golgi-associated RAB2 interactor protein 3-like translates to YMANSYCSVGVLRTSMGVLQRQLYEGGEYDIFKYAPMFESDFIQVSKEGELIDLDIRVRRVTVGVASTSPLFPLPDVMLLAQTTKVCDEHVRCAGITKGRGCKPLKTLELTRLLPLKFVKISIHNREKQQLCLNLATGRTFYLQLCPSSDAQKDLFSHWEKLVYILRPPVVSYSSTPMLQTGDAATTEDAKILTTELHRERDQDEAGIHKLRDV